The stretch of DNA GATGAGCCGCTACGTCGAGCGCGCCGAGAATGTCGCGCGCTTTATCGACGTGAACGACAACCTCACGCTCGGCGAAGGGGTCGACCTCAGCGAGCAGTGGGCGCCGCTGGTCTACACAACGGGCGACCAGGACCTCTACAAGGAGCTCTACGGCGAGCCCCAACGCGAGGCGGTGCTGCGGTTCTTGGCGTTCGACCCACGGAATCCCAACTCGGTCTTCTCATGCGTCGCCGCCGCGCGGGAGAACGCCCGCAGCGTGCGTGAGTCGATCACCGTCGCGATGTGGGAGCAGGTCAACAAGTTCTACCTCATGGTGCAGTCGGCGCTGCAGAACAGCCGCTTCATCTCCGAGCCCAACCAATTCTGCGACATGGTCCGCCACGCCAGCCACACGCTGGTGGGCACCACCGACGCGACCATGTCTCACAACGAGGCGTGGCACTTTTCGCGTATCGGGCGGCTCCTTGAGCGTGCCGACAAGACTTCGCGGATCGTGGACGTGCAGTACTTCCACCTGCTGCCGGGCCTGGACGACGTCGGCTCGACGCTCGACGTGGTCCGCTGGTCGGCCCTGCTGAAGTCCGCGAGCGCTCTGACCATGTACCGCCGCGTCCACGGCCGGATCACTCCCGCGGAGGTGGCCGAGTTCCTGATCCTGGACCGCGACTTCCCCCGTTCGATGCGGTTCTGCCTGATGCGGGCCCAGGAATCGATCAGCGAGATCACCGGCAGTCGGCCGGGGACGTTCAGCTGCCGCTCGGAGAAACTCGCCGGTCGCCTGCGGTCGGAAATGGACTACACCGCGATCGACGACGTCGTCCGCGAAGGGATGCACGAGTACATCGACGCCTTCCAACGCCGGCTGAACGACATCGGCGACGCCCTCTTAAAGGACTTCTTCACGCTGGACACGGACGCAAAACCGCCGAAGCAGACGCAGTTTCAACGTATGCTGCACTGATTCGCTAGCCGCCCAAGCCCCCCGCCCCTACACCCGGCACAACCGGGTCCCGCCGACCGCGCCGTCGTCAAATAATGAGTATTCGTGTTGCGCTGCACCACCGGACCAGCTACCGGTACGACCGACCCATCAGCATCGGCCCGCAGGTGATCCGCCTGCGGCCGGCGCCCCACTCACGGACGCCGATCGAGAGCTACTCGATGCAGGTCGGGCCGGCCGACCACTTCGTCAACTGGCAGCAGGACCCGTTCGGCAACTACCTGGCGCGGTGCGTCTTCAACGAGCAGGCGACCGAGCTCGACATCACGGTCGACCTAACGGCGTCGCTGTCGGCAATTAATCCCTTCGACTTCTTCTTGGAACCCAACGCCGAGAAGACCCCCTTCTACTACGACGAAGAATCGCAGCACAACCTGAAGCCCTACTTCGCCACGAACGAAGAGAGCCCGGCGCTCATGGAGTTGCTGGCGACGATCGACCGCACGCCGCGGAAGACGATCGACTTCCTGGTCGATATCAACCAACTGCTGCAGCGCGAGATCGGCTACACAATCCGGCTCGAACCGGGCGTGCAGACCTGCGAAGAGACGCTCACCAAGCGCACCGGCTCGTGCCGCGATTCGGCGTGGCTGATGTGCCAAGCGCTACGGCATTTGGGTTTCGCGTCGCGCTTCGTGTCGGGCTACTTGATCCAGCTGACGGCCGACCAGAAGTCGCTCGACGGCCCGTCGGGCCCCGAAGAGGACTTCACCGACCTGCACGCCTGGACCGAGGTGTTCCTCCCCGGCGCGGGCTGGGTGGGCCTCGACCCCACGTCGGGCCTCTTCGCCGGCGAGGGTCACATCCCGCTGGCCTGCACGCCACAACCGACGTCCGCCGCGCCGATTAGCGGCGGCCACGAGCCGTGCGAGGTCGAGTTCGACTTCGCAATGTCGGTCGAGCGCGTCCACGAAGACCCGCGCGTCACCAAGCCGTACACCGAAGACGAGTGGATTCGGATCGAGTCGCTGGGTCACGAGATCGACCGTCATCTCGAAGCGGGCGACGTGCGCCTCACGATGGGCGGCGAGCCCACGTTCGTCTCGATCGACGACATGGACGGCGAAGAGTGGCAGACCGCCGCGGTCGGCCCGAACAAGCGCCGCCTCGCCGACAACCTGCTGCTGCGCCTGAAGCGGCGCTTCGGCAAGGGCGGACTGCTCCACTACGGGCAGGGCAAGTGGTACCCCGGCGAGCAACTGCCACGCTGGGCCCTGTCGTGCTACTGGCGCGCGGACGGGCAGCCGATCTGGGAGAACGACGAGCTGTTCGCCAAGGACGGCGTCTCGTACGGCCACACGGCCGACGACGCCCGCCGCTTCGGTAAGGCGCTCGCCGAGCGGCTGGTCGTGAACCCGGAGCACGTCATCGACGGCTTCGAGGACGCCATGTACTACGCATGGCGCGAGCGGCGGCTGCCGGCGAACGTCGATGTCCGCGACTCGAAGCTCGACGACAAAGAAGAACGCACCCGCCTGGCGCGGGTGTTCGAGCAAGGGCTGACGAGCTCGGTCGGCGTCGCCCTGCCGTTGCAGTTCGCTTGGTGGGAGTTCCAGCCGCGTTGGCGAAGCGGCAAGTGGATCGTGCGGTCGGAGGAGATGTTCCTGCTGCCGGGGGACTCACCGATGGGCTATCGATTGCCGATCCAATCGCTCGTCTACGACGACCGGCCGGCGCACGCCAAGGCGTTCCTCGAGGCCGACCCCTTCGACGCCGAGCGCCCGCTGCCGATGCGGGAGCGTCTGCGGCGCGCGGTGCCCGTGCCCGTCGGCGTCGCCGGCGGTGGCTACGGGTACGGCGGCGGTGGCGGAGACTACGGCCACCACGACTTCCAGTTCCAAGGACGCCACCATGACGGCAACGGCGCCAATGGCGCCGGCCACGGCTATGGCGACAACGGTCACGGCCACGATCCTTCGCAACCGCAACATCCCTTGCCGGAAGGAAGCGCTTCGCGGTTCGATCCCTACAAAGCCGACGTCAACTACAACGACCCGTCGAACCTGATCCGCACCGCGATGTGCATCGAGCCGCGCGGCGGCACGCTCCATATCTTCATGCCGCCGATCGAACGGCTGGACGTGTACCTCGACCTGATCGCCGCGGTGGAGGAGACCGCCGAGGACCTGCAACTGCCGGTCGTCCTTGAGGGCTACCTGCCCCCGCACGACAGCCGCCTCAAGCATATCAAGGCGACGCCAGACCCAGGAGTCATCGAGGTCAACGTCCACCCCGCCCACAGTTGGGACGAACTGGTGGAGATCACGACCGGCGTCTACGACGACGCCCGTGAGAGCCGCCTCGGGACGGAGAAGTTCGACCTCGATGGCTCCCACACCGGCACCGGTGGCGGCAACCACGTGGTGCTTGGCGGCTCGACGCCAGCGGACAGCCCCTGGCTGCGTCGCCCGGACCTCTTGAAGAGCTTCCTTGGCTACTGGAACAACCACCCGTCGCTGTCGTACCTGTTCAGCGGCAAGTTCGTTGGACCGACGAGCCAGGCGCCGCGCGTTGAAGAGGCGCGGGCCGACAACCTCTACGAACTCAAGATCGCCTTCGAGCAGGTCCGCAAGGGCGAGCACACGCCGCCGTGGTTGGTGGACCGGATTTTCCGTCACCTGCTTGTCGACGGCACCGGCAACACCCACCGCGCGGAGTTCTGCATCGACAAGCTGTTCTCCCCCGACACCTCGTCGGGCCGGCTCGGCCTGCTCGAGTTCCGCGCCTTCGAGATGCCGCCGCACGCGCGGATGAGCCTCACACAGCAACTGTTGCTGCGGGCGTTGGTCGCTCGGTTCTGGGAGACACCCTACGAAAAGCCGCTGGTTTCCTGGGGCACCTCGCTGCACGACAAGTGGATGCTGCCTCACTTCATTTGGCAGGACTTCGAGGACGTCATCGAAGCGACCCGCGCCGCGGGCTTCCCGCTGGAGCGTGATTGGTTTGCTCCGCACCTTGAGTTCCGCTACCCGTTCATCGGCCAGTTCACGCAGCGCGGCGTGAACGTCGAGCTGCGGCGGGCGATCGAGCCCTGGTACGTCCTCGGCGAGGAAGGCGCCCCGGGCGGCACCGCGCGGTACGTCGATTCATCGGTCGAACGCATGCAGGTGAAGGTCAATGGCATGACCGACCCGCGTTACGTGCTGACCTGCAACGGCCGCCGCGTGCCGCTCCACCCAACCGGCGTGCAGGGCGAGTTCGTCGCGGGCGTCCGCTACCGGGCGTGGCAGCCGCCGAGCTGCCTGCACCCGACGATCCCGGTAGACGGTCCGTTGGTGTTCGACCTCGTGGACGAGTGGATGGACCGCTCCGCCGGCGGTTGCCAGTACCACGTCGGCCATCCAGGCGGGCTTAACCCGCAAACTTTCCCTGTCAACGCCCTGGAGGCCGAGACCCGTCGGGCGACGCGATTCCTCGCTTTCGGTCATACGGCAGGTAAAGCTATGATGAGGGACGACGGTCCTAATCCCGAGTTCCCGCTCACGCTCGATCTCCGCCGCGGCAAGCATTGATGCAGAGTCAGGCGCAGTCTCTCGGTGGTCCGGCAAGCACCGCTCCGAATAGCGCCGAGCCTGGATCGCTGTTCGCTGAGTACGCGCCGATCGCCGGCGTCTACGACGAGATGCTCGACGAGACGGGCCGTTCACGGCCCGCCTGGAAGGGCTTCCGCTCGCAGGTCGCGCAGATCGGCGAAGTCGAGCTGCTGCGCCGCTGGACGCAGTCGCAACGGCTGATCAACGAGAACGGCATCGTCTACAGCGCCTACGGCGACGCCGAGGGACGCTACCGCCCCTGGGCGCTCGACCCCTCGCCGCTGCTGCTGCACGAGAGCGAATGGGGCGCCATCTCGCAGGGCTTGTCGCAGCGGGCTTCGCTGCTCGAGCTGCTGATCGCCGACCTCTACGGCGACCAGCAGCTAATCACCTCGGGCCTGTTGCCCCCGGAGGTGGTCTACTCGCACCCGGGCTACCGTGTGGCGTTGCATCGCCCACCGATGGCCAAAGGGGGTCGGCCGCCGAACTTGCTGTTTTACGCCGCGGACCTCGGCCGCTCTCCGGACGGCCAGTGGTGGGTCTTGGCGGATCGGACCGAAGCGCCCTCGGGCGTCGGCTTTGCGCTCGAGAATCGGCTGGTCACTTCACGGATGCTCGCCGAGTCGTTCCGCGAACGCCGCGTCCGGCGTCTTGCGCCGTTCTTCCTGCAACTGCAAGCGACATTGCGTCGCTGGGCGCCCGCCGGGCGCACAAACCCGACCATCGCGATTCTCAGCCAAGGCGCCGCGCACCCCAATTACTTCGAAGACGCTTACCTCGCTCGCTACCTCGGCTATCTGCTCGTCGAAGGCGAGGACCTCACCGTTCGCAGCCGCCAGTTGTGGATGAAAACACTCGACGGCCTCGCGCCGATCGACGTGCTGGTGCGGCGGCCCAGCACCGACCAATGCGACCCGCTCGAACTGGGGGGCGAGTCCCCAGTCGGCGTAGCAGGCTTGGTCCAGGCAGAACGCGACGGCGCCTTGCTGGTCGCCAACGCTTGCGGCAGCGGCCTGGTCGAGTCTCCGATCTTTATGTCCTTCTTGCCACGGCTTTGCCAAGAGCTGTTGGGCGAAGACCTCCAGCTGCCGGGCGTCGCCACTTGGTGGTGCGGCGACCCCGAGGCGCTCGAGTACGTCATCGAGAACCTCGACACCCTGATCCTCAAGACCGCCTTCCGGCGCCGTGGCCAAGAGTCGTTGCTCACCAACAAGCTGCGCAAGTCGCCGCGTGACGCGCTGGTGAAGATGATCCGCAGCGACCCGGTCAACTTCGTCGCCCAGGAGCAAGTGAACCGCTCCGCGTCGCCGACCTATCGTCAAGGGAAGGTGCAGCCCGCGCGGGTGGCGCTGCGGGCGTTCGTCGTCGCGGGTGACGGCGATTACCACGTGATGCCCGGCGCGCTGGCGCGGACGTCGATCGACTCCGGGCCGCTGGAGGCGACGCTGCTTACGGGTGAAGGGAGCAAGGACGTCTGGATCGTAGGAGACAAGCCGGTCGAGGTAGTGACCCTGCTCCCCGGCGAGCACGAGTCGATCGAACTCGTACGGATCGGCTCTGAGCTCCCCAGCCGTGTGGCGGACAACAGCTACTGGTTCGGGCGGCAGCTCGAACGAGCGGACGCCGCGGCGCGGCTGGTGCGCATCGTCGCGACGCGGCTGAGCAGCGAAGGCAACGCGGCGGACTTTCCCGAGCTGCCCGCCCTGATCCGCGCGTTGGCGGAGAAGGGACAGATCGAACCCGGCTACGCCCTGGCCGAGATGCGCGAGCGGTTGCCGATGGTTGAGCTAGCATTGCCGCGCGAGGTGCTGAACCACACACAATCGAGCTCACTTGCGGCGACGGTCGATCGGATGTTCGCGTCGGCCGCCAAGGTGCGAGACCGGTTGTCGCGCGACACCTGGCGGATTGTGCTGCGGGTCTACGAGGACTTCCGCAACCAAGACGCCGGCGGGGCCAACCTCACCGACGTGCTGAATCTGACGAACGAGCTGATCATCGACCTTGCGGCGCTGGGCGGCATGGTGGTCGAGAGCATGACGCGAACGCAGTTCTACCGCTTCCTCGACATCGGCCGGCGCCTCGAACGCGCGATGCAAGCGATCGACCTCTTGCGGACTTGCCTCGTCGAGTCGCGCGACGTCTCCCCTGCCCTGCTCGAAGCGCTCTTGGAGTCGGCCGACAGCCTGATGACCTACCGCGCCCGCTACCGCGCAAGCGTCAAGCTGGCGCCGGTGCTGGATTTGCTCGTCACCGACGAAACCAATCCCCGCAGCATCGCCTACCAACTCAACACGCTCGAACGGCACATCGGCAAGCTGCCCCGCGCGGACGACGGCGGCCCCGGCGCCCCGCCCGAGCAGCGGCTGGCGCTCGCCCTCTCGCACACCGTGCGGATGGCCGACATCCGCGAAATCTGCGAGGCGTACGAACTCGACAACCCACGCCCCCTCACTAGGCTGTTGTCTGACCTCGAACGCGACCTGCCCGCCTTGTCGCACGCGATCTCCTTGAAGTACCTGGCTCACTCCGGCCCACCGCGTCAGCTCGCGCCGACGTGAGGCTTGAGGCTTCGTCCTGTAGGAGGCGTCGCCGACGCCGATGACGCGCAACTGCTAAGAGACCGAAATCGGCGTCGGCGACGCCTCCTACAAATTTCATTCGCGCTGCCTAACCGCCCTGCCAAATCCAATGCCCCTCGTCCCCCGCCCCTAGCCCCCCGCCCCTCCCCTTGCGCTACCGCATCCGCCACTCGACGAAGTACGCCTACAGCGACACGGTCGCTGTGTGCCACAACTTGGTGCGGCTCGCGCCGCGGGCGTTTGGTGGGCAGACGCTCGACTCCTACCGGCTAATCGTGTCCCCCGACCCATCGGACTGCGCCAAGCGGACGGACCTGTTCGGCAACCGAGTCGAGTTCTTCTCGATTCAACGGGCCCATCAAACCCTGACGCTGACGGCGATCAGCGACGTCGAGGTCCATGAGCAGCCGCTGCTGCCGGCGACGTCTCTCCCGTGGGAGACCGTGCGGGACTCGTTCCGCTTGCCGGGGGACGCCGACGCCACCAAGGCGTATCGCTTCGCGTTTCCCTCCACGCACGTCCCACGGAACGCAACCCTGCGCGACTACGCGTCGACATCCTTCACTCCCGGCAGGCCGATCCTCGACGCCGCTCGCGACCTCACCAGCCGGATCCACGCCGACTTCAAGTACGATCCCCGGGCGACGACCGTCAGCACGCCAGTGCTGGATGCGTTTAACGCTCGCGCGGGCGTGTGCCAGGACTTCGCCCACGTCGAGATCGCCTGCCTGCGGTCGCTGGGGCTCGCGGCGCGGTACGTGAGCGGCTACCTGCGGACGATCCCGCCGCCGGGCAAGGCTCGGTTGGTGGGCGCCGACGCGTCACATGCGTGGCTGA from Botrimarina mediterranea encodes:
- a CDS encoding alpha-E domain-containing protein, giving the protein MLSRVAESIFWMSRYVERAENVARFIDVNDNLTLGEGVDLSEQWAPLVYTTGDQDLYKELYGEPQREAVLRFLAFDPRNPNSVFSCVAAARENARSVRESITVAMWEQVNKFYLMVQSALQNSRFISEPNQFCDMVRHASHTLVGTTDATMSHNEAWHFSRIGRLLERADKTSRIVDVQYFHLLPGLDDVGSTLDVVRWSALLKSASALTMYRRVHGRITPAEVAEFLILDRDFPRSMRFCLMRAQESISEITGSRPGTFSCRSEKLAGRLRSEMDYTAIDDVVREGMHEYIDAFQRRLNDIGDALLKDFFTLDTDAKPPKQTQFQRMLH
- a CDS encoding transglutaminase family protein, giving the protein MSIRVALHHRTSYRYDRPISIGPQVIRLRPAPHSRTPIESYSMQVGPADHFVNWQQDPFGNYLARCVFNEQATELDITVDLTASLSAINPFDFFLEPNAEKTPFYYDEESQHNLKPYFATNEESPALMELLATIDRTPRKTIDFLVDINQLLQREIGYTIRLEPGVQTCEETLTKRTGSCRDSAWLMCQALRHLGFASRFVSGYLIQLTADQKSLDGPSGPEEDFTDLHAWTEVFLPGAGWVGLDPTSGLFAGEGHIPLACTPQPTSAAPISGGHEPCEVEFDFAMSVERVHEDPRVTKPYTEDEWIRIESLGHEIDRHLEAGDVRLTMGGEPTFVSIDDMDGEEWQTAAVGPNKRRLADNLLLRLKRRFGKGGLLHYGQGKWYPGEQLPRWALSCYWRADGQPIWENDELFAKDGVSYGHTADDARRFGKALAERLVVNPEHVIDGFEDAMYYAWRERRLPANVDVRDSKLDDKEERTRLARVFEQGLTSSVGVALPLQFAWWEFQPRWRSGKWIVRSEEMFLLPGDSPMGYRLPIQSLVYDDRPAHAKAFLEADPFDAERPLPMRERLRRAVPVPVGVAGGGYGYGGGGGDYGHHDFQFQGRHHDGNGANGAGHGYGDNGHGHDPSQPQHPLPEGSASRFDPYKADVNYNDPSNLIRTAMCIEPRGGTLHIFMPPIERLDVYLDLIAAVEETAEDLQLPVVLEGYLPPHDSRLKHIKATPDPGVIEVNVHPAHSWDELVEITTGVYDDARESRLGTEKFDLDGSHTGTGGGNHVVLGGSTPADSPWLRRPDLLKSFLGYWNNHPSLSYLFSGKFVGPTSQAPRVEEARADNLYELKIAFEQVRKGEHTPPWLVDRIFRHLLVDGTGNTHRAEFCIDKLFSPDTSSGRLGLLEFRAFEMPPHARMSLTQQLLLRALVARFWETPYEKPLVSWGTSLHDKWMLPHFIWQDFEDVIEATRAAGFPLERDWFAPHLEFRYPFIGQFTQRGVNVELRRAIEPWYVLGEEGAPGGTARYVDSSVERMQVKVNGMTDPRYVLTCNGRRVPLHPTGVQGEFVAGVRYRAWQPPSCLHPTIPVDGPLVFDLVDEWMDRSAGGCQYHVGHPGGLNPQTFPVNALEAETRRATRFLAFGHTAGKAMMRDDGPNPEFPLTLDLRRGKH
- a CDS encoding circularly permuted type 2 ATP-grasp protein; its protein translation is MQSQAQSLGGPASTAPNSAEPGSLFAEYAPIAGVYDEMLDETGRSRPAWKGFRSQVAQIGEVELLRRWTQSQRLINENGIVYSAYGDAEGRYRPWALDPSPLLLHESEWGAISQGLSQRASLLELLIADLYGDQQLITSGLLPPEVVYSHPGYRVALHRPPMAKGGRPPNLLFYAADLGRSPDGQWWVLADRTEAPSGVGFALENRLVTSRMLAESFRERRVRRLAPFFLQLQATLRRWAPAGRTNPTIAILSQGAAHPNYFEDAYLARYLGYLLVEGEDLTVRSRQLWMKTLDGLAPIDVLVRRPSTDQCDPLELGGESPVGVAGLVQAERDGALLVANACGSGLVESPIFMSFLPRLCQELLGEDLQLPGVATWWCGDPEALEYVIENLDTLILKTAFRRRGQESLLTNKLRKSPRDALVKMIRSDPVNFVAQEQVNRSASPTYRQGKVQPARVALRAFVVAGDGDYHVMPGALARTSIDSGPLEATLLTGEGSKDVWIVGDKPVEVVTLLPGEHESIELVRIGSELPSRVADNSYWFGRQLERADAAARLVRIVATRLSSEGNAADFPELPALIRALAEKGQIEPGYALAEMRERLPMVELALPREVLNHTQSSSLAATVDRMFASAAKVRDRLSRDTWRIVLRVYEDFRNQDAGGANLTDVLNLTNELIIDLAALGGMVVESMTRTQFYRFLDIGRRLERAMQAIDLLRTCLVESRDVSPALLEALLESADSLMTYRARYRASVKLAPVLDLLVTDETNPRSIAYQLNTLERHIGKLPRADDGGPGAPPEQRLALALSHTVRMADIREICEAYELDNPRPLTRLLSDLERDLPALSHAISLKYLAHSGPPRQLAPT
- a CDS encoding transglutaminase family protein; this encodes MRYRIRHSTKYAYSDTVAVCHNLVRLAPRAFGGQTLDSYRLIVSPDPSDCAKRTDLFGNRVEFFSIQRAHQTLTLTAISDVEVHEQPLLPATSLPWETVRDSFRLPGDADATKAYRFAFPSTHVPRNATLRDYASTSFTPGRPILDAARDLTSRIHADFKYDPRATTVSTPVLDAFNARAGVCQDFAHVEIACLRSLGLAARYVSGYLRTIPPPGKARLVGADASHAWLSVYCGAIGWVDFDPTNDCIPGTDHITVAIGRDYADISPIQGVFVGGGSHTMVVSVDVEPRDTV